A window of Streptomyces sp. NBC_01689 genomic DNA:
GCGCACCCCCGGCGCCCTGCGGCGGATGCGCGAAGCCGTCCGCGGCGCCGGCGGTGCCGTCCGCGCCGCCGACACCCTTCAGGGCTGGGCGGCGCGGCACCGCCGGCACCGCACGGGCGGGCCGGCCGGCATCAGTGGGGCAGCGTGACGAACTCGCTGATGGTCGAGATGCTGTAGTCGATCATCTCGTCCGTCAGACCGGGGAACACACCGATCCAGAACGTGCGCTCGGTGGTGATGTCACTGTTGGTCAGCGGACCGCTGACCCGGAACTTCTGCCCCTCGTAGGCCGGGTGGCGGGTGAGGTTGCCCGCGAAGAAACGCCGGGTGGCCACCTTGCTGTACTCCAGGTGGTCGATGAGCGCGCCCGGCGCGAACGGCGCCCCCGGCACCACGGTGATGGCGAAACCGAACCAGCTCGGATCGCTGCCCGGGGTCGCCTCCGGCAGCACCAGGTGCGGAAGACCGTCCAACCCCTCCCGCAGCCGCGCCCAGTTGTGACGCCGGGCCTTGCCGAACTCGTCGATGTGCGTCAGCTGCTGCAGACCCAGCGCCGCCTGCACGTCGGTCGACTTCAGGTTGTAACCCACGTGCGAGAAGATGTATTTGTGGTCGTAGCCGGCCGGCAGCGTCCCCATCTGGTGCTCGAACCGCTTGAAGCAGCGGTTGTCCTCGGCCGGCTCGCACCAGCAGTCCCGGCCCCAGTCGCGCATGGACTCCACGATGCGCGCCAGCGCCAGGTTGTCCGTCAGGACCACCCCGCCCTCACCCATCGTGATGTGGTGCGCCGGGTAGAAACTCTCGGTCGCCAGATCACCGAACGTGCCGGTGAGACGGCCGTTGTAGGTGCTGCCCAGCGCGTCGCAGTTGTCCTCGATGAGGAACAGGCCGTGGTCGTCGGCGATCTGCGCGATCTCCTCCACGGCGTACGGGTTGCCGAGCGCGTGCGCCACCATGATGGCCCGCGTCCGCGGACCGATGGCCTGCTCGATCCGCTCCGGCGTCGGGTTGTACGTGCCGATCTCGATGTCGGTGAAGACCGGCACCAGACCGTTCTGGATGATCGGGTTGACGGTCGTCGGGAACCCGGCCGCCACGGTGACCACCTCG
This region includes:
- the rfbH gene encoding lipopolysaccharide biosynthesis protein RfbH, with the translated sequence MGNDKTEILDLVREYHRSNASSGFVPGITSVMASGAVLDEDDRVALVEAALDMRIAAGPSSRKLERALAKYFGLRKAHLTNSGSSANLLALSSLTSPQLEDSRLVPGDEVVTVAAGFPTTVNPIIQNGLVPVFTDIEIGTYNPTPERIEQAIGPRTRAIMVAHALGNPYAVEEIAQIADDHGLFLIEDNCDALGSTYNGRLTGTFGDLATESFYPAHHITMGEGGVVLTDNLALARIVESMRDWGRDCWCEPAEDNRCFKRFEHQMGTLPAGYDHKYIFSHVGYNLKSTDVQAALGLQQLTHIDEFGKARRHNWARLREGLDGLPHLVLPEATPGSDPSWFGFAITVVPGAPFAPGALIDHLEYSKVATRRFFAGNLTRHPAYEGQKFRVSGPLTNSDITTERTFWIGVFPGLTDEMIDYSISTISEFVTLPH